CACCGCATCGTCCCCCTCGCGAATGTCGTGAACCACACAGCTCTTGATATGCTGGGACAGCAGTTCCTTATTAAAAGCTCCCAAAGCCGCCTGAATGGCGCTGACCTGGGTCATGATATCCACACAGTAACGGTCGTCCTCCACCATACGGCGGATGCCCCGCACCTGTCCTTCAATCCGGTTGAGCCGGGAAACAAGGCTTTTGTATTCCTTGCCATCCTTATCGCGGTGCTTATGCTTTACCTCTCCGCAACAACAACCGCCATCTATTCTATCCATAAATCCACCTCCTGGGAATCTTTCTCAAAAACATACCCCTTATGGGTATACATAATATACCCATAAGGGGTATCTGTCAAGCCACAGCTGACAGAAAAAGACGGCGGGAATCAGGACGCTCATCCAAGTTCCCGCCGTCTTTTCTTGATAAAGTTTCGGCATTTATTCAGTTCAATAATATTCTTAGCTAAGTTTATGTCCCTGCCAGCGCCAGACGATATAGCTTCCCAGAAAAGCCAGCAGCATTCCCGTCAGCACATCCGAGGGATAATGGACGCCCACATACAAGCGGGAGAAGGCCATCAACAGCGCAAAGATAAACACGGCATAGCGGATGGCCTTGCGCTCCCGCGACCACAGGAGAATCCAGGCTACGGAAAAGGAAGATACCGTATGGACAGAAGGAAAGGAATACGACTGTGGCGGCTTAACGAGCGGCACAAGTTCTGCTATATCCAAAAAGGGCCGGGGACGCATCACGAGATTTTTGATGACTTCTGCAACGCCAACACAAAGCAGGAAGGAAAGCCCTGCCACCATTCCCAGCTTGCGGGTTTTCGGATAGATGAGCAACAACAGCAGCAAAACCAGCCAAATAAGCCCATTGTCCCCCATAAGAGTAATGGCGCAGATTATGTCCGTCAGCCAGTCGCAGCGTATCGAATCCTGTATAAACAGCAAAATCATCTGGTCTAAAGTCATAGAAACCTCCCGTAATTTCCTAACGCCATTTTCGAAAGTCATTATTATAGCATGAAAGCGGATACATTTCTATGACAGATGTGACGCAAGCAGGGAAAAACCACCGTCTCAGGCGAAGTATTTCTTTTCGTCCAGCATATTGTTCTCCCTGGCCAGAATGAAGGTGGTGGCAATATTGGCACTTTCATTGCAGACACCGTTGAACATGGCCGCAATGGGCTCGACACAGAGAATGACCGAAATCGCTTCCGCGGGAACGCCCACCACCGTAAACAGATAGGCGATACAGATAATACCGCCGCAGGGAATGGGCGGTTTGGCAATGGCCATAATGCACACGGAAACCCACAAGGTAAGGAAAAGGCTGGTTGACATGTCAATCGCATACACCCGCATCAACATCAGTGTTACCAACGAGAAGAAAATGCAGTTTCCCGCCTTGTTCAGCTGAACGCCTACGGGAATGGAAAAAGCCGCCAGTTTGGCATCAATGCCTAAGTTCTCCGCGCAGAA
The Selenomonas ruminantium AC2024 DNA segment above includes these coding regions:
- a CDS encoding metal-sensing transcriptional repressor produces the protein MDRIDGGCCCGEVKHKHRDKDGKEYKSLVSRLNRIEGQVRGIRRMVEDDRYCVDIMTQVSAIQAALGAFNKELLSQHIKSCVVHDIREGDDAVVDELVMLLSKMVR
- a CDS encoding phosphatase PAP2 family protein, whose protein sequence is MTLDQMILLFIQDSIRCDWLTDIICAITLMGDNGLIWLVLLLLLLIYPKTRKLGMVAGLSFLLCVGVAEVIKNLVMRPRPFLDIAELVPLVKPPQSYSFPSVHTVSSFSVAWILLWSRERKAIRYAVFIFALLMAFSRLYVGVHYPSDVLTGMLLAFLGSYIVWRWQGHKLS